The sequence TTATGTTGGAGCTAATATTAAAATTATTCGTGTTTTTTTCAATTACCTTAAAGAAGAGAAAGACTTATATGTTGGCGATTTTCATAAACAGTTTTATGTTAGAAAAGAAGAAATTGATATTTTAGTACTATCTCCCGATCAATTGAAGTTTTTAATTCATGACAAGGAGTTTGAAAAAAGATTGACTTCAACACAAATTAAGTTGAAAGATATATTTGTTTTTGGTTGTACTACTGGACTTCGTTTTTCGGATATTTTTTTATTAACCAATAAGAATTTTGAAAAAACAAACGACGATTGGTATTTAAAATTAAAATCGAAGAAAACAAAAACCTATAGTTTTATTAAGTTGCCTAGTTACGCTGTTGAAGTATATAAGAAATACAAATCGAATAATAGCAAAACAACTCTGTTTGGAGAGAAAAATTTATCTAATTTCAATAGGTCTTTGAAACGAATTGGAGAAATGGCTGGCTTTACCGATTCGGTTGAAGTCTCTCGTGAGAAACAAGGTAAAACTAAAAAGGTCAATAGTAAAGCTAAAGAACGTTTTTGTGACAAAATGAGTTCACACATGATGCGTAGAACTGCTATTACTACTTTGCTTATTTTAGGTATGCCGGAACATTTAGTTCGAAAAATAAGTGGACATAGTCACGGTAGTAGTTCATTCAATCGTTATGTTCATTATGCACAAGCTTATATTGATAAGGAAATTGAAAAAGTGCATGTGAAATTAGAAAATTATTAATTAAAATAAAAAATACAAGTTTAGCGTTCTATAAAAAACCTAAATTGCAACGACTTTACACAAATATACAATGAAGAAGATTTTTATTATTGCTATCATCAGTTTTTTATTAGTTTCTTTTACTGATCCTTATACTATTAAAAGGGTTTCAGATAAAGAATTTCGTTATGAATTTTATACTACTGATAAAAAAGGAAGTATAAAAAACACAAAACATTATTATTGGTTTAAGGGTGGTAAAGTTCATAATACACAAGGAGGAATTGCGGGACAGTTACTTAATGAGGAATTCAAGAAATTTTATCATACAAATCAGTTAGCAGAACAAGGAAAATTCAAGAAAGGTCTTAAAGTGGGGCAATGGAAAACTTGGTATGAAAACGGAACTTTAGCTACTACACAAAAATATTGTGGTGGATTATCGAATGGTGCTTTTGTGGAATATGACAGTAAAGGTAACTTGGTAGCGCAAGGAAAATTTAAAAAAGGGAAGAAACATGGCTTCTGGATTAATCATATTGCAAAAGATACGATTGAATATAAAAGCGGAAAAGTTTTTGTTCCAAAACCAAAACTGACTATAGAGGAAAAAGCTATCGAAAAAATTCAAAAGAAGAAAGATAGAGAAGCTTTAAAGATTAAGAAAGAACAAGTTAAAGAAGCAAAAAAAATAAAAAGAGAACAAAAGAAGAATCAATCAAAAGAAGTAAACCCTTCTGCAACTGAAGGTACACAAAAAGCAAAGAAGGATAATTTCTTCAGCCGTCTTTTTAGTAAAAAAGAAAAATAATGATTAAAGCACATAGTTTATTATATGCTGTTTATGTTTGCCTAATTGTTGCTGTGCTTTGCGGAGGATTATTGTTGTTGGCTAACTTATACAATCAGCTTAACTTATACTATGTTACACACGAGTCATTATATATTAGTAATCAATCTACTGTTAATTATGCATTAGGAACTAGTTTAGTTTCTGATGAAGATATACTAACTAAAGAAAACACAGGAATTCAGTCACAATTCTCTGTAAAAAATCATGGTTTACTTCCTTTATTATTGACGAAATCTTTTATGAAAAATGACACCGTTTCATCGGTGCATTTTGTAGGTCAGAAAGTTGCAAATACGACCACTGCATTGTATATGGCAAATTTTACTCAAGCGTTAAATCTTTCTGGAAACGTTACAATTAAAGGAGATGTGTTTATGCCAACTGAACGCACAAAAGAATCTTATATAAATAACAAACCCAACATAATTAACATTCAAGGAAAGAAAGCCATTTCAGAGATTCAACTACCAACACTTTCGGATAAATGCAAATCTATTTATGAAACTAGAAATAGTGCAAAAGTGAATTGGAATGATTTTGAAAAAAAGAATGATTCTATCTATGTAAATTCTTTTTTCAATGAAACTATCAAATTTCAAATGAGTAGTACGATATTAGACAATAAAATCATTAAAGGCAATTTTATAATTAGTTCAAATGATTCGATTTACATTCGAAAAAACAATGTATTGGAAGATGTGATTATTATTGCTCCAAAAGTTGCAATTGAAGAAGGTTTTGAAGGTACTATTCAGGTGTTTGCTAAAGAATCGATTACCCTAGAAAAAGAAGTGATTTTACATTATCCTTCAGTCGTTGCTTTGTATAACCCTATTGAAGATAAAAAAGCTTTTATCCAAATTGATGAAGCAGTGAAAATTGCAGGTTTGGTGTTACTTTTTGGAAATGATATTATTCATTTGGATAAAAACAAATTAGAAATAAAAGAAAAAGGCAAAATAATAGGTAATATCTATTGTTCTGGAATTTTAACCTTAAAAAGTGATGTCTATGGTTCTGTTTATACTTCAAAACTAAATCATAAAACACCTTCTTCTACCTATTCTAACACACTGGCAGACATTATAATTGATGTTACAAAGAAACCAAACGTTTTTATAGATATGCCCATTTTTGATAATAAAAACACGCGTTATGCTATTATTAAAAAAGTATTATAAAGCCAATTCTATTATAGAATCCGTCATTGCATTAACCATTATTTCGATATGTATTTATATCTCTATAATGGTATA is a genomic window of Flavobacterium jumunjinense containing:
- a CDS encoding tyrosine-type recombinase/integrase encodes the protein MKKPQPLTPLFKHFIRDSESGKRLKKNGERITAGSIVNYKYVLQNLVQFSTDTDFELRVCSILRLTARELKSEKAYWKKFYKNFTEFMYKKGCFDNYVGANIKIIRVFFNYLKEEKDLYVGDFHKQFYVRKEEIDILVLSPDQLKFLIHDKEFEKRLTSTQIKLKDIFVFGCTTGLRFSDIFLLTNKNFEKTNDDWYLKLKSKKTKTYSFIKLPSYAVEVYKKYKSNNSKTTLFGEKNLSNFNRSLKRIGEMAGFTDSVEVSREKQGKTKKVNSKAKERFCDKMSSHMMRRTAITTLLILGMPEHLVRKISGHSHGSSSFNRYVHYAQAYIDKEIEKVHVKLENY
- a CDS encoding toxin-antitoxin system YwqK family antitoxin, producing the protein MKKIFIIAIISFLLVSFTDPYTIKRVSDKEFRYEFYTTDKKGSIKNTKHYYWFKGGKVHNTQGGIAGQLLNEEFKKFYHTNQLAEQGKFKKGLKVGQWKTWYENGTLATTQKYCGGLSNGAFVEYDSKGNLVAQGKFKKGKKHGFWINHIAKDTIEYKSGKVFVPKPKLTIEEKAIEKIQKKKDREALKIKKEQVKEAKKIKREQKKNQSKEVNPSATEGTQKAKKDNFFSRLFSKKEK